In a genomic window of Candidatus Poribacteria bacterium:
- a CDS encoding SDR family NAD(P)-dependent oxidoreductase, with translation MRLKDKVALFAGAGSNMSRATALLFAQEGAKVVLAARTTETMNETAERIRANGGDVRTHQTDLTDATQVDALVDAAVAEFGGVDCLIHAAGGFFSTEHDITAMEPTYWDGALQNNLQTLFNPIRRLVPILEARGGGCLITISAGERVRQDANSAYAVAKAGMVAAAKNLAKELYDKNIRVHALSPGIIWDPLPDGAIAPASAQLERLGNPIDVAYAALWLCSDEAAWVTGLELTIDGGDSLFIDSPIRREVLA, from the coding sequence ATGCGATTGAAAGATAAAGTTGCGTTATTCGCTGGTGCCGGTTCAAATATGAGCCGCGCAACCGCGCTACTTTTCGCACAAGAGGGCGCGAAGGTAGTCCTCGCCGCACGCACGACAGAGACAATGAACGAAACAGCAGAACGCATCCGTGCCAACGGCGGCGATGTACGAACGCATCAGACCGATTTGACGGACGCAACACAGGTAGACGCACTGGTTGACGCTGCCGTAGCAGAATTTGGTGGCGTTGACTGCCTTATCCACGCAGCGGGTGGGTTCTTCTCAACCGAACACGATATTACGGCAATGGAACCAACGTACTGGGACGGGGCATTACAAAATAACTTGCAAACACTGTTCAACCCTATACGTCGGCTTGTCCCGATTTTAGAGGCACGCGGCGGTGGATGCCTAATTACGATCTCTGCGGGTGAACGGGTACGGCAAGATGCAAACAGTGCTTATGCTGTCGCGAAGGCCGGGATGGTAGCGGCAGCGAAAAACCTCGCGAAAGAGTTGTATGATAAAAATATTCGCGTCCACGCGTTATCTCCAGGTATTATATGGGATCCATTACCAGACGGAGCAATCGCGCCAGCATCAGCACAGCTGGAACGACTCGGGAACCCGATTGATGTCGCCTATGCAGCACTCTGGCTCTGCTCGGACGAGGCGGCGTGGGTCACGGGATTGGAGTTGACGATTGATGGTGGCGATTCGCTATTCATAGATTCGCCAATTCGACGGGAGGTTTTGGCGTAA
- the moeB gene encoding molybdopterin-synthase adenylyltransferase MoeB has product MFNFSNEQIERYSRHIILSEVGGMGQTKLLESKVLLIGAGGLGSPVGVYLAAAGVGTLGIIDDDVVDLSNLQRQILHGTSDIGIPKTKSAEATIAEMNPDVKVIPYTERITSENAFQILEQYDLVVDGCDNLPTRYLINDACVMLGKPIVHGSIFQFEGQVTVFYPGKGPCYRCLYPEPPPAGMVPSCQEAGVFGVLPGIIGTIQAVEAIKILLDIGDSLIGTLLLFDALTMNFNRLKLRQDSNCPVCGENPTIHELIDYEEFCQVQW; this is encoded by the coding sequence ATGTTTAACTTCAGCAACGAACAGATTGAACGCTACAGCCGACATATTATCCTCAGCGAGGTCGGCGGGATGGGGCAGACGAAGCTGCTGGAATCAAAAGTGCTGCTCATCGGTGCAGGGGGGCTTGGTTCGCCTGTTGGTGTCTACCTTGCTGCGGCAGGGGTCGGCACACTCGGTATCATTGATGACGATGTGGTTGATCTCAGTAATTTGCAGCGCCAAATCTTGCACGGCACGAGCGACATCGGCATCCCAAAAACGAAATCCGCGGAAGCCACTATCGCAGAGATGAACCCCGATGTCAAAGTGATCCCTTACACTGAACGGATTACCTCGGAAAACGCCTTCCAGATTCTGGAGCAGTACGACCTGGTTGTGGACGGATGTGACAACCTACCGACGCGTTACCTCATCAACGATGCATGCGTTATGCTCGGCAAACCGATTGTTCACGGGAGCATCTTCCAGTTTGAAGGTCAAGTTACCGTCTTCTATCCGGGTAAAGGACCGTGTTATCGATGCCTCTATCCGGAACCGCCGCCAGCGGGAATGGTACCGAGTTGTCAAGAGGCAGGGGTCTTTGGTGTCCTTCCCGGTATCATCGGCACAATCCAGGCTGTTGAAGCGATCAAAATTCTTTTAGACATCGGCGATTCCTTAATCGGAACGCTTCTGCTTTTTGACGCGCTAACGATGAATTTCAACCGACTCAAACTCCGACAAGATAGTAATTGCCCGGTGTGCGGCGAAAATCCGACTATCCACGAACTGATTGATTACGAAGAATTTTGTCAGGTGCAGTGGTAG
- a CDS encoding PLP-dependent aminotransferase family protein, with amino-acid sequence MMIRDVLLSEYGKISSIPSPVNQLMTDFAVGFRDGCDINLGVGYVNERTIPHQQIQIACEKVLAHPEKYRAALNYGGAQGSPNLIASLRRFHIENRIGGITEQTLNNRDIVIGANGATSLLESITHLLPAGIIFTADPMYYIYCNDLERKGFKVVAIPEDDEGLDTERLKAKLAALGKEKEAIRFFYVVTVNNPTCTILSNNRKRKLVDIATRLSYEVGRKIPLFFDNAYSDLVHDSTVEPLVSALRYDTLGIVYEVGTLSKILAPGLRIGYLIGSKGPFLKSIIQRTSDIGFSAPLINQEIASYLLDNGIETQIERVNNGYQQKAKQVKTWMAKLLGDNIQECRGGSAGFYFYLTLANIATGATSDFFKFLTRTTGHEAVDGPSDAQHPKVIYIPGEHCVHPNGDMVEVGKRQLRISYGFEELPQIHTALKLMKSAIAYSQEN; translated from the coding sequence TTTCGAGACGGATGCGACATCAACCTCGGTGTCGGATATGTCAATGAACGGACAATTCCGCACCAACAGATTCAAATTGCCTGTGAAAAAGTTCTCGCTCACCCCGAAAAGTATCGTGCTGCTCTGAATTACGGCGGCGCGCAGGGTTCCCCTAACCTGATTGCGTCGCTCAGACGGTTTCATATTGAGAACCGCATTGGCGGCATCACTGAACAGACACTAAATAACCGAGATATTGTTATCGGTGCGAACGGCGCAACGAGTTTGTTGGAGAGCATCACCCACCTGCTCCCTGCTGGTATCATATTTACCGCAGACCCGATGTATTATATCTACTGCAACGACTTGGAGCGGAAAGGTTTCAAGGTTGTAGCGATCCCCGAAGATGACGAAGGTCTTGACACCGAACGTCTGAAGGCAAAACTCGCGGCACTTGGTAAGGAAAAAGAGGCTATCCGTTTTTTCTACGTTGTGACCGTAAATAACCCCACCTGCACAATCCTGTCCAATAACCGTAAACGCAAACTCGTCGATATTGCTACCCGACTATCCTACGAAGTTGGACGGAAAATCCCACTCTTTTTTGATAACGCGTATAGTGACCTTGTACACGACAGTACCGTCGAACCTTTGGTGTCCGCCTTACGCTATGACACACTCGGCATTGTCTACGAAGTCGGCACCTTGTCAAAGATTCTTGCCCCAGGGCTGCGCATTGGCTATCTCATCGGCTCTAAAGGTCCCTTTCTCAAGAGTATCATCCAGCGTACAAGCGACATCGGTTTCAGTGCACCGTTAATCAATCAGGAGATTGCAAGTTACCTGCTCGACAACGGTATTGAAACACAAATTGAGAGGGTTAATAACGGCTACCAACAGAAGGCGAAACAAGTGAAAACGTGGATGGCGAAACTGCTTGGTGATAATATTCAGGAATGCCGCGGTGGGAGTGCGGGATTCTACTTCTATTTGACACTGGCAAATATCGCAACAGGCGCAACCTCCGACTTTTTCAAGTTTCTGACGCGAACAACTGGACACGAAGCCGTCGATGGTCCTTCGGATGCCCAACACCCAAAAGTAATCTACATTCCGGGTGAACACTGTGTCCATCCAAACGGCGATATGGTTGAGGTCGGGAAGCGGCAGTTACGCATATCTTACGGGTTCGAGGAACTCCCACAGATTCACACAGCGTTGAAACTCATGAAATCGGCGATAGCCTATAGCCAAGAAAATTGA
- a CDS encoding type II toxin-antitoxin system RelE/ParE family toxin: MRDVHPREIQIYRTPNGRQPFMQWLRSIRNQKTQRQIRARLAQFEDGNFGDYKSVGEGVFELRLHFGAGYRIYFGQVGGTIVLLLCGGDKSSQTRDIARAKEYWLQYKEVR, from the coding sequence ATGCGTGACGTACATCCACGAGAAATACAAATCTACCGCACGCCAAATGGTCGACAACCTTTCATGCAATGGTTGAGATCGATTAGGAATCAAAAGACACAAAGACAAATTCGTGCGCGGCTTGCTCAGTTTGAAGATGGCAATTTTGGTGATTACAAATCTGTTGGTGAGGGGGTTTTTGAATTGCGTCTTCACTTTGGGGCAGGTTATCGCATCTATTTTGGACAAGTAGGTGGGACAATAGTGCTTTTGCTCTGTGGCGGTGACAAGTCATCACAGACGCGCGACATTGCACGTGCAAAAGAATATTGGTTGCAATACAAGGAGGTTCGCTAA